The following proteins are encoded in a genomic region of Methylobacterium tardum:
- a CDS encoding ABC transporter ATP-binding protein has protein sequence MARDVILATDGLTMEFKGFRAVNGVALQVERGTIHALIGPNGAGKTTCFNLLTKFLIPTAGTIRFKDRDITGVKAADVARLGLVRSFQISAVFPHLTVMENVRIALQRRRRGDSFDFWRPERVLRALNGEALALVEAVGLSDFADVLAVELSYGRKRALEIATTLALDPEMLLLDEPMAGMGHEDVERTAQLIRRVSKDRTILMVEHNLSVVASLSDRITVLARGQVLAEGDYATVSKDSRVVEAYIGAGHA, from the coding sequence TTGGCACGGGACGTGATCCTGGCGACGGACGGCTTGACGATGGAATTCAAGGGATTCCGGGCCGTCAACGGCGTAGCCTTGCAGGTCGAACGTGGGACGATCCACGCGCTGATTGGGCCGAACGGCGCCGGCAAGACGACCTGCTTCAATCTCCTGACGAAGTTCCTCATCCCGACGGCCGGGACGATCCGCTTCAAGGACCGCGACATCACCGGCGTGAAGGCGGCCGATGTCGCCCGGCTCGGGCTGGTGCGCTCCTTCCAGATCTCGGCGGTGTTCCCGCATCTGACAGTCATGGAGAACGTGCGCATCGCGCTTCAGCGGCGGCGGCGCGGCGACTCGTTCGACTTCTGGAGACCCGAGCGGGTTCTGCGGGCGCTCAACGGCGAGGCGCTGGCGCTGGTGGAGGCCGTGGGCCTCTCGGACTTCGCCGACGTGCTGGCGGTGGAGCTGTCCTACGGCCGCAAGCGCGCCCTGGAGATCGCCACGACGCTCGCCCTCGATCCCGAGATGCTGCTGCTCGACGAGCCGATGGCGGGCATGGGCCACGAGGATGTCGAACGTACGGCGCAGCTGATCCGCCGGGTGTCGAAGGACCGGACCATCCTGATGGTCGAGCACAATCTCTCGGTGGTGGCGTCCCTGTCGGACCGCATCACCGTCCTGGCCCGCGGCCAGGTGCTGGCCGAGGGCGATTACGCCACCGTCTCCAAGGATTCGCGCGTGGTGGAAGCGTATATCGGGGCGGGACATGCCTGA
- a CDS encoding UTP--glucose-1-phosphate uridylyltransferase has protein sequence MKPIRKAVLPVAGLGTRFLPATKAVPKEMLTVADRPVVQHVADEAREAGIEHFIFVTGRGKAVIEDHFDIAFELDHTLQERGKTAAYEELKKDLPKAGQTSFTRQQAPLGLGHAVWCAREIVGDEPFAVLLPDMLSRGCMQQMLATYERHGGNVIAVEEVAPEETHQYGIVSVGETYGQSFQITGMVEKPKQGTAPSNFIISGRYILQPEIFGILEHGKKGAGGEIQLTDAMIDLMESQDFFGMHYEGRTYDTGSKLGFLTANLAYALEREDLAGPLQSEIAKLLKEQG, from the coding sequence ATGAAACCGATCCGCAAGGCCGTCCTGCCCGTCGCGGGCCTGGGCACGCGCTTCCTGCCCGCGACCAAGGCGGTCCCCAAGGAGATGCTCACGGTCGCCGACCGACCCGTCGTTCAGCATGTCGCCGATGAAGCGCGCGAAGCCGGCATCGAGCACTTCATCTTCGTCACGGGGCGCGGCAAGGCGGTCATCGAGGACCATTTCGACATCGCCTTCGAACTCGATCACACCTTGCAAGAGCGTGGGAAGACTGCGGCCTACGAGGAGTTGAAGAAGGATCTGCCGAAGGCCGGTCAGACCAGCTTCACCCGCCAGCAGGCGCCCCTCGGCCTCGGCCACGCGGTGTGGTGTGCCCGCGAGATTGTGGGCGACGAGCCTTTCGCCGTGCTGCTGCCGGACATGCTGAGCCGCGGCTGCATGCAGCAGATGCTGGCAACTTACGAGCGTCACGGTGGCAACGTCATTGCCGTCGAGGAGGTCGCGCCCGAGGAGACCCACCAGTACGGGATCGTGAGCGTCGGCGAGACCTACGGGCAATCCTTCCAGATCACCGGCATGGTCGAGAAGCCCAAGCAGGGTACGGCGCCCTCGAACTTCATCATTTCCGGCCGCTACATCCTGCAGCCCGAGATTTTCGGGATTCTCGAGCATGGCAAGAAGGGGGCCGGCGGCGAGATCCAGCTCACGGACGCGATGATCGATTTGATGGAGTCGCAGGACTTCTTCGGCATGCACTACGAGGGCCGGACCTACGACACAGGCTCCAAGCTCGGGTTCCTGACGGCGAACCTGGCCTACGCCCTGGAGCGCGAGGATCTTGCAGGGCCCCTGCAGTCCGAGATCGCCAAGCTCCTGAAGGAGCAAGGCTGA
- a CDS encoding histone deacetylase family protein translates to MIPPIAFHPAYEASLPAGHRLPMRKYGLLAETLIAKGLAPLGFVTPELATAEILVRAHDHRYVEAVLTGTVSREIERAIGLPVDPAVVRRSRASVGGTLLAARLALSEGLAGSAAGGSHHARRQQGAGFCVLNDVAVAARTLQAEGLVRRALVVDLDVHQGDGTADCLALCPELFTLSIHCENNYPAQKIAGDLDVGLPDRLGDAGYLEVLRTRLPPLLDALAPDLVFYNAGVDPHRDDRLGRLCLSDAGLLARDRFVVAQARARGIPLVAVIGGGYTTDVEALAQRHALVFEALAAEAATRPPHR, encoded by the coding sequence ATGATCCCGCCGATCGCGTTCCACCCGGCTTACGAGGCGAGCTTGCCGGCCGGGCACCGCCTCCCGATGCGCAAGTACGGGCTGCTGGCGGAGACGCTGATCGCCAAAGGGCTCGCGCCGCTCGGCTTCGTGACGCCAGAGCTGGCCACCGCCGAAATCCTCGTCCGCGCGCACGATCATCGCTACGTCGAGGCGGTGCTGACCGGCACGGTGTCCCGCGAGATTGAACGTGCGATCGGTCTGCCGGTCGATCCGGCCGTGGTCCGGCGCTCGCGCGCGTCTGTGGGCGGAACCCTGCTGGCGGCGCGCCTGGCGCTGTCGGAGGGGCTGGCCGGGAGCGCCGCCGGCGGCAGCCATCATGCCCGGCGGCAGCAGGGCGCCGGCTTCTGCGTGCTGAACGACGTCGCGGTCGCGGCCCGCACGCTCCAGGCCGAGGGCTTGGTCCGGCGGGCCCTCGTGGTTGACTTGGATGTCCATCAGGGCGACGGCACCGCGGATTGCCTCGCCCTGTGTCCGGAGCTGTTCACGCTCTCAATCCACTGCGAGAACAACTACCCCGCCCAGAAGATCGCCGGCGATCTCGATGTCGGTCTGCCGGACCGGCTCGGCGATGCCGGCTACCTCGAAGTGCTGCGGACGCGCCTGCCGCCGCTGCTCGATGCGCTGGCGCCGGATCTGGTCTTCTACAATGCCGGAGTCGATCCCCACCGGGATGACCGGCTCGGGCGCCTCTGCCTCTCCGACGCGGGCCTTCTGGCTCGCGACCGCTTCGTCGTCGCGCAGGCCCGGGCCCGCGGCATTCCGCTCGTGGCGGTGATCGGCGGCGGATACACGACGGATGTGGAGGCGCTGGCCCAGCGGCACGCGCTGGTGTTCGAGGCCCTGGCGGCCGAGGCCGCGACGCGCCCACCCCACAGGTGA
- a CDS encoding DSD1 family PLP-dependent enzyme, with translation MIGQSGTSTERDGLDGLDTPCLVLDADKLQANIDRMRGQLDALHVTLRPHLKTAKSLDVARAAMASPNGPATVSTLREAEYFAEGGIRDMIYAVGIAPHKLDRVGAIRRRWNTDLAIILDSVAQAEAVAAWSRQNGDPLPVLIEVDADGHRSGVAPRDADTLVAIGRALSDGAALRGVLLHAGDSYGLSDPAALRAAAEAERRAAVAAAAILREAGLPCPIVSVGSTPTARYAKTLEGVTEVRAGVFMIGDLFQAGVGSCAVDDIALTILTTVIGHQRDKGWIITDAGWMALSRDRGTARQAVDQGYGLVCDRAGLPYPDLIVQDANQEHGILALRKGSSAALPHLPIGTRLRILPNHACATGAQHDRYHVIRGGAMTGQIWPRINGW, from the coding sequence ATGATCGGTCAGAGCGGGACGAGTACGGAGCGCGACGGCCTCGACGGGCTCGACACCCCCTGCCTCGTCCTCGACGCGGATAAGCTGCAGGCGAATATCGACCGGATGCGCGGGCAGCTCGACGCGTTGCACGTCACCCTGCGTCCGCATCTCAAGACCGCCAAATCCCTCGACGTCGCGCGCGCCGCCATGGCGAGTCCCAATGGTCCGGCCACCGTATCGACCCTGCGGGAGGCCGAGTATTTCGCCGAAGGCGGGATCCGCGACATGATCTACGCGGTCGGGATCGCGCCGCACAAGCTTGATCGGGTCGGTGCGATTCGCCGGCGCTGGAACACGGACCTCGCGATCATCCTCGATTCGGTTGCGCAGGCGGAGGCGGTGGCGGCCTGGAGCCGTCAGAACGGCGATCCCCTGCCGGTGCTGATCGAGGTGGATGCCGACGGTCACCGCTCCGGTGTCGCGCCGCGCGATGCCGACACGCTCGTCGCCATCGGCCGCGCGCTCTCCGACGGCGCCGCCCTGCGCGGCGTGCTGCTCCATGCCGGCGACAGCTACGGGCTGAGCGACCCCGCCGCGCTGCGCGCCGCCGCGGAGGCCGAGCGCAGAGCCGCCGTTGCGGCCGCCGCGATCCTTCGCGAGGCCGGACTGCCCTGCCCGATCGTCAGCGTCGGCTCGACCCCGACGGCCCGCTACGCCAAGACCCTGGAAGGCGTCACGGAGGTGCGCGCCGGCGTGTTCATGATCGGCGACCTGTTCCAGGCCGGCGTCGGCTCCTGCGCGGTGGACGATATCGCGCTCACGATCCTCACGACGGTGATCGGGCACCAGCGCGACAAGGGCTGGATCATCACGGATGCCGGCTGGATGGCGCTCTCCCGGGACAGGGGCACGGCCCGCCAAGCGGTCGACCAGGGATACGGCCTCGTCTGTGACCGGGCCGGCCTGCCCTATCCGGATCTGATCGTGCAGGACGCCAATCAGGAGCACGGCATACTGGCGCTGCGAAAGGGCTCGTCCGCCGCCCTGCCCCACCTGCCGATCGGCACGCGCCTGCGCATCCTGCCGAACCACGCCTGCGCGACCGGGGCCCAGCACGACCGCTACCACGTGATCCGCGGTGGCGCGATGACCGGCCAGATCTGGCCGCGCATCAACGGCTGGTGA
- a CDS encoding YqaA family protein, which translates to MLRRLYAWILALSGRPSAPYALGAVAFAESSFFPVPPDAMLVPMAVSRPDRVWFYATIATIASVLGGLVGYAIGALLFDSVGEWLIRLYGLQNSAATFQDSYARYGHWVILLKGLTPIPYKLVTITSGFAHYSLFWFTVLSIVTRGARFFILAGLLGRYGVQIRGVLDRHLNAVAAISVAVIVLGFLLFKVIL; encoded by the coding sequence ATGCTCCGCCGGCTCTATGCGTGGATCCTGGCCCTCAGCGGCCGGCCCTCCGCGCCCTACGCGCTCGGCGCCGTGGCATTCGCCGAAAGCTCGTTCTTCCCGGTCCCGCCCGACGCCATGCTGGTGCCGATGGCGGTCAGCCGTCCGGACCGGGTCTGGTTCTACGCGACCATCGCCACGATCGCGTCCGTTCTCGGGGGTCTCGTCGGCTACGCGATCGGCGCGCTGCTGTTCGACTCCGTCGGCGAGTGGCTGATCCGCCTGTACGGCCTTCAGAACTCAGCCGCGACGTTCCAGGATTCGTACGCGCGCTACGGCCATTGGGTGATCCTGCTCAAAGGGCTGACGCCCATTCCGTACAAGCTCGTCACGATCACCTCGGGCTTCGCCCATTACAGCCTGTTCTGGTTCACGGTGCTGTCGATCGTTACCCGCGGCGCGCGGTTCTTCATCCTGGCCGGATTGCTCGGACGTTACGGCGTCCAGATTCGCGGCGTTCTGGATCGGCACCTCAACGCGGTGGCGGCGATCTCCGTCGCCGTCATCGTCCTCGGCTTCCTCCTCTTCAAAGTGATCCTGTAG
- a CDS encoding carbon-nitrogen hydrolase family protein: MPDARFTAACVQMRSGRDPGVNRDAAVAGVREAASRGADYVQTPEMTSLVERSRERLFAHVTGEDQDQTLSALREAARETGTVVQIGSIAVRSGDKIANRAYLIGSDGEILASYDKLHLFDVDLPSGERWRESATYTGGACAVVAATPWAMLGLTICYDVRFPGLYRALAEAGAEVLTAPACFTHQTGEAHWHVLQRARAIETGSFVISAAQGGLHEDGRETFGHSLIIDPWGRVLADAGGSEPGVILAEIDLAQVADARARIPSLKHGRTFSVERVGPQIRAAQ; encoded by the coding sequence ATGCCTGACGCGCGCTTCACGGCCGCCTGCGTGCAGATGCGCTCCGGTCGCGATCCGGGCGTGAACCGCGATGCGGCTGTGGCCGGCGTCCGTGAGGCGGCGTCGCGCGGTGCGGATTATGTCCAGACCCCCGAGATGACGTCTCTGGTCGAGCGAAGCCGGGAGCGTCTCTTCGCACACGTCACCGGCGAAGATCAGGACCAGACCCTGTCCGCCCTGCGCGAGGCCGCGCGAGAGACGGGCACGGTGGTTCAGATCGGCTCGATCGCGGTGCGGTCGGGCGACAAGATCGCCAACCGCGCCTACCTGATCGGCTCGGACGGCGAGATCCTCGCTTCCTACGACAAGCTTCATCTCTTCGATGTCGACCTGCCCAGCGGCGAGCGCTGGCGGGAATCGGCGACTTATACCGGCGGCGCCTGCGCGGTGGTCGCGGCGACGCCATGGGCCATGCTCGGGCTCACCATCTGCTATGACGTCCGGTTTCCGGGCCTGTACCGGGCCCTGGCCGAGGCGGGGGCGGAGGTGCTGACCGCGCCGGCTTGCTTCACCCATCAGACCGGCGAGGCGCACTGGCATGTCCTGCAACGGGCGCGCGCGATCGAGACCGGCTCCTTCGTGATCTCGGCGGCTCAAGGCGGTCTTCACGAGGACGGCCGCGAGACCTTTGGCCATTCGCTGATTATCGATCCCTGGGGCCGCGTCCTCGCCGACGCGGGCGGCTCAGAGCCTGGTGTGATTCTGGCGGAGATCGACCTCGCGCAGGTCGCCGATGCCCGGGCGCGCATCCCTTCGCTGAAGCACGGCCGCACCTTCTCCGTCGAACGGGTTGGTCCTCAGATCCGGGCCGCACAGTAG
- a CDS encoding disulfide bond formation protein B, whose product MNTAAALRVKTAGLWLAIFSALTVGTVLVMQYGYGYAPCKLCLTERLPFYAALPLGLVALLAPERIGRIALGLAALGLLYGAGVGVYHAGAEWGFWPGPSDCGGGTGANPGQVGDFLNALGSTKVVDCSVAALRVLGISLAGWNALVSFALASLAGSAAARP is encoded by the coding sequence ATGAACACGGCGGCAGCACTGCGTGTGAAGACGGCTGGCCTGTGGCTTGCGATCTTCTCCGCCCTCACGGTGGGGACCGTTCTCGTGATGCAGTACGGATACGGTTACGCGCCCTGCAAGCTCTGCCTGACCGAGCGTCTACCCTTCTACGCCGCCCTGCCGCTCGGTCTTGTCGCCCTGCTGGCACCGGAGCGGATCGGCCGGATTGCCCTCGGTCTCGCCGCCCTCGGCCTCCTTTATGGGGCGGGCGTCGGGGTCTATCACGCCGGCGCCGAGTGGGGGTTCTGGCCGGGACCGTCCGATTGCGGCGGCGGCACCGGCGCCAACCCCGGTCAGGTGGGCGACTTCCTGAACGCGCTGGGATCCACGAAGGTCGTGGACTGCTCCGTCGCCGCGCTTCGGGTGCTTGGGATCTCCCTCGCCGGCTGGAACGCGCTCGTCTCCTTCGCGCTGGCCTCCCTCGCCGGCAGCGCGGCTGCGCGCCCCTGA
- a CDS encoding 2-dehydro-3-deoxygalactonokinase — MADRAAYIAIDWGTTNRRAYAMTREGAVLDSLHDERGVLALATDQYPAEIAALRERLGTYPVIAVGMVGSTRGWLEAPYIAAPATLESLADACAEAAPGVHIVPGVALRDGKRPDVMRGEEIQILGAIRAGTAPPTALFCQPGTHNKWIETVDGAITDFTTVMTGEVFALLRHHGVLAGMLDGPVADGAPFRRGLRRGIASHNVAASLFEVRAGVLLGWLAPDDAAAYASGILIGTDIGTREDLARRPVHVVGGGFLSALYAVAIREAGGMPVLVPDGSTTAGIHAIWSLRA; from the coding sequence ATGGCCGATCGCGCGGCCTACATCGCCATCGATTGGGGCACGACCAACCGCCGGGCCTACGCGATGACGCGTGAGGGTGCGGTGCTGGACAGCCTGCACGACGAGCGCGGGGTCCTCGCCCTCGCGACAGATCAGTATCCGGCCGAGATCGCGGCGCTCCGGGAGCGTCTGGGTACCTATCCGGTCATCGCCGTCGGAATGGTCGGCTCCACCCGGGGCTGGCTCGAGGCGCCCTACATCGCAGCTCCCGCAACACTGGAGAGCCTCGCCGACGCCTGTGCCGAGGCCGCCCCGGGCGTGCACATCGTTCCAGGCGTCGCCCTCCGCGACGGCAAACGGCCGGACGTGATGCGGGGCGAGGAGATCCAGATCTTGGGCGCGATCCGCGCCGGCACCGCACCGCCGACGGCGCTGTTCTGCCAGCCCGGCACACATAACAAGTGGATCGAAACCGTGGACGGCGCGATCACAGACTTCACCACGGTCATGACCGGTGAGGTCTTCGCCCTTCTTCGCCATCACGGCGTGCTGGCCGGGATGCTGGACGGCCCAGTCGCCGACGGCGCACCATTCCGGAGAGGGCTGCGCCGCGGGATCGCCTCGCACAACGTCGCCGCCAGCCTGTTCGAGGTCCGCGCCGGCGTCCTGCTCGGCTGGCTGGCGCCCGACGACGCCGCGGCCTATGCCAGCGGAATATTGATCGGCACCGATATCGGCACCCGGGAGGATCTCGCCCGCCGCCCGGTCCACGTGGTCGGCGGCGGGTTCCTGAGCGCGCTCTACGCCGTCGCCATCAGAGAGGCCGGCGGAATGCCGGTGCTCGTGCCGGACGGATCTACAACGGCCGGCATCCACGCCATCTGGAGTTTGCGGGCATGA
- the grxC gene encoding glutaredoxin 3, with protein MQPVTIYTTAWCPYCSAAKSLLKEKGVAFQEIDVERVQGARGTMVEKAGGRTSVPQIFIGGTHVGGCDDLYALDRAGKLDRLLKDTADA; from the coding sequence ATGCAGCCGGTCACCATCTACACCACGGCCTGGTGCCCCTATTGCTCGGCGGCCAAGAGCCTGCTGAAGGAGAAGGGCGTCGCCTTCCAGGAGATAGACGTCGAGCGCGTGCAGGGCGCACGCGGCACCATGGTGGAGAAGGCGGGTGGCCGCACGAGCGTGCCGCAGATCTTCATCGGCGGCACGCATGTCGGTGGCTGCGACGATCTCTACGCGCTCGATCGGGCGGGCAAGCTGGATCGGCTGCTGAAGGACACGGCCGATGCCTGA
- a CDS encoding 2-dehydro-3-deoxy-6-phosphogalactonate aldolase yields the protein MTIRDRFETAFAACPLVAILRGLTPDAAPHVGDALVEAGFTLAEVPLNSPEPLRSIGLLSKRLAGRALVGAGTVLTPAQVGAVADAGGTLVVSPNTDAAVIGATVGAGLIALPGYQTPTEAFAALAAGATALKLFPADVATPLALKAHRAVLPAGTRVLAVGGVTPDSIAGWRQAGADGFGLGSNLYRPGKAAADVARDAAAFVAAIRHAG from the coding sequence ATGACCATCCGCGATCGGTTCGAGACGGCCTTCGCCGCCTGCCCGCTCGTTGCCATCCTGCGCGGGCTGACGCCCGACGCGGCACCTCACGTGGGCGACGCGCTGGTCGAGGCCGGGTTCACGCTCGCCGAGGTTCCGCTCAACTCGCCCGAGCCGCTGCGGAGCATCGGGCTTCTCTCCAAACGCCTGGCCGGACGCGCCCTCGTCGGAGCCGGCACGGTCCTGACGCCGGCGCAGGTCGGGGCGGTCGCCGACGCGGGCGGAACTCTGGTGGTCTCGCCCAATACCGATGCCGCCGTCATCGGCGCGACGGTGGGAGCCGGCCTCATCGCGTTGCCGGGCTATCAGACGCCGACCGAAGCCTTCGCGGCGCTCGCGGCCGGAGCCACGGCGCTCAAGCTGTTTCCCGCCGATGTCGCCACCCCCCTCGCCTTGAAGGCGCACCGGGCGGTGCTGCCGGCTGGCACGCGCGTTCTCGCGGTCGGCGGCGTCACGCCCGACAGCATCGCCGGCTGGCGTCAGGCCGGCGCCGACGGCTTCGGCCTCGGTTCGAACCTCTACCGTCCGGGCAAGGCGGCGGCCGACGTCGCCCGCGATGCGGCCGCTTTCGTCGCGGCCATCCGGCACGCCGGCTGA
- a CDS encoding N-formylglutamate amidohydrolase produces the protein MIAPVPVEPDVFGFAPAFAVGEPAAHILPFVFNTGHSGAVYPPDFVAASRLDALTLRRSEDAYVDRLFASVVALGAPLLRANFPRAFLDVNREPFELDPRMFEGRLPSFANTRSMRVAGGLGTVPRVVADGQEIYARRLPVTEATARIEGLYKPYHRALRGLVQRTARSHGHCVLIDCHSMPSSSLGRDPEMKADVVLGDRYGTACAPSLISGFEAAFRARGFRVVRNKPYAGGFITEHYGEPNLGRHALQIEVSRGLYMNEGSLAMTAGFDDLAEALTSIVAEVASDLGDLTPRRMAAE, from the coding sequence ATGATCGCGCCCGTACCGGTCGAGCCAGACGTCTTCGGATTTGCCCCCGCCTTCGCGGTCGGCGAGCCGGCGGCGCACATCCTGCCCTTCGTCTTCAATACCGGCCATTCCGGAGCCGTCTACCCCCCCGACTTCGTCGCGGCGTCCCGGCTCGACGCGCTCACGCTGCGCCGCTCGGAAGACGCGTATGTCGATCGCCTGTTCGCATCGGTGGTCGCCCTCGGTGCGCCGCTCCTGCGGGCCAACTTCCCGCGCGCGTTCCTCGACGTGAACCGCGAGCCCTTCGAACTCGATCCGCGCATGTTCGAGGGCCGGCTGCCGTCGTTTGCCAACACGCGCTCGATGCGGGTCGCCGGCGGGCTGGGAACGGTTCCGCGGGTTGTTGCCGACGGGCAGGAGATCTACGCGCGCAGGTTGCCGGTGACCGAGGCGACGGCACGGATCGAGGGGCTCTACAAGCCCTATCACCGCGCGCTGCGCGGCCTCGTCCAGCGCACGGCGCGCAGCCACGGCCATTGCGTGCTCATCGATTGCCACTCGATGCCGTCCTCAAGCCTCGGGCGCGATCCGGAGATGAAGGCCGACGTGGTGCTGGGTGACCGCTACGGGACGGCCTGTGCCCCGAGCCTCATCAGCGGGTTCGAGGCCGCTTTTCGCGCGCGGGGTTTCCGCGTGGTTCGCAACAAGCCGTATGCAGGCGGCTTCATCACCGAGCATTACGGCGAGCCGAATCTCGGGCGCCATGCCTTGCAGATCGAGGTCAGCCGCGGGCTCTACATGAACGAAGGCAGCCTCGCGATGACGGCAGGCTTCGATGATCTCGCGGAGGCGCTGACATCCATCGTCGCCGAGGTCGCGTCCGATCTGGGCGATCTGACGCCCCGCAGAATGGCTGCGGAATAG
- the cpdR gene encoding cell cycle two-component system response regulator CpdR codes for MKILLAEDDNDMRRFLAKALQNAGYDVLSFDNGLSAYNRLREEPFELLLTDIVMPEMDGIELARRATELDPDIKVMFITGFAAVALNPDSKAPKDAKVLSKPFHLRDLVNEVEKLLAA; via the coding sequence ATGAAAATCCTGCTGGCGGAAGACGACAACGATATGCGCCGGTTTCTGGCGAAGGCGCTGCAGAATGCGGGATACGACGTCCTGTCCTTCGACAACGGCCTCTCGGCCTACAACCGGCTGCGCGAGGAACCGTTCGAGCTGCTGCTGACCGACATCGTGATGCCGGAGATGGACGGCATCGAGCTCGCGCGACGGGCCACCGAACTGGACCCCGACATCAAGGTCATGTTCATCACCGGTTTCGCGGCTGTCGCGCTGAACCCGGATTCCAAGGCTCCAAAGGACGCCAAGGTCCTGTCCAAGCCGTTCCATCTGCGCGACCTCGTCAACGAGGTCGAGAAGCTGCTGGCGGCCTGA
- a CDS encoding NAD(P)/FAD-dependent oxidoreductase: MKKRRTVAILGAGMAGATAARTLADAGLTVQVFDKGRAVGGRMATRRSASLQFDHGAQFMRAHGSAFAARLAAWEKRGIVAPWVGSERWVGVPDMTAPVGDLLAGLSVRSATTIMRIRRDDGAWYLDDAGGGVHGPFGAVAVTFPAPQIAALLDGSGYALADVGRASYAPCWSVMLAAEGGLTGGLIEPREDPVGLIASDASKPGRPEGVRLTIHATAGWSRRHLEEPRETIIASLIEAAARQLRVSLRPTHAEAHRWRYAQVETALDVASLYDPALGLGAAGDWCLGARIEAAYDSGAALARTIAADLNGDA, encoded by the coding sequence GTGAAGAAGCGCCGAACCGTCGCGATCCTCGGGGCCGGCATGGCCGGCGCGACCGCCGCCCGAACGCTCGCCGATGCCGGCTTGACCGTGCAGGTCTTCGACAAGGGGCGGGCGGTCGGCGGCCGCATGGCGACCCGCCGGAGCGCGTCCCTGCAATTCGACCACGGTGCCCAGTTCATGCGGGCGCATGGATCCGCCTTCGCGGCGCGCCTCGCGGCGTGGGAGAAACGGGGGATCGTCGCCCCCTGGGTCGGGTCGGAGCGCTGGGTCGGCGTCCCCGACATGACCGCGCCGGTTGGCGATCTCCTGGCCGGCCTGTCCGTGCGATCTGCGACCACGATCATGCGGATCCGACGGGACGACGGGGCGTGGTATCTCGACGACGCTGGCGGTGGGGTGCACGGCCCGTTCGGCGCCGTGGCGGTCACCTTTCCGGCGCCGCAGATCGCCGCTCTGCTCGACGGATCCGGATACGCGCTGGCCGATGTCGGACGCGCCTCGTACGCGCCCTGCTGGTCGGTGATGCTGGCCGCCGAAGGCGGGCTGACCGGCGGCCTGATCGAGCCGCGAGAGGATCCGGTCGGCCTCATCGCTTCCGATGCGTCGAAGCCGGGTCGCCCGGAAGGCGTTCGCCTGACGATTCATGCAACGGCCGGCTGGTCGCGCCGCCATTTGGAAGAGCCGCGCGAGACGATCATCGCCAGCCTTATCGAGGCTGCGGCGCGGCAACTGCGCGTATCGCTCCGGCCGACCCATGCGGAAGCCCATCGTTGGCGCTACGCACAGGTCGAGACGGCCCTGGACGTGGCCAGCCTGTACGATCCGGCTCTCGGTCTCGGCGCGGCCGGCGACTGGTGCCTCGGGGCGCGTATCGAGGCTGCTTACGACAGCGGGGCGGCGCTGGCCCGGACGATTGCGGCCGACCTGAACGGGGACGCATGA
- a CDS encoding DUF1178 family protein: MIRYSLVCETGHGFESWFPSSDSYDEQAARGLVTCPVCDSAKVSKALMVPRVARTDRERSSVPVPEQSDQPQTLIAEPERQVRAMLRALREHVVAHSEHVGARFPEEARKIHYGEAEGRSIYGEASPAEARALIEEGIEVAAIPILPDDRN; this comes from the coding sequence ATGATCCGGTACAGTCTCGTCTGCGAGACCGGGCACGGCTTCGAGAGCTGGTTCCCGTCCTCGGATTCCTACGATGAACAGGCCGCACGCGGGCTCGTGACCTGCCCGGTCTGCGACAGCGCGAAAGTCAGCAAGGCCCTTATGGTCCCGCGTGTCGCCCGCACGGACCGCGAGCGCTCATCTGTGCCAGTCCCGGAGCAATCGGACCAGCCGCAGACCCTGATTGCGGAGCCGGAACGACAGGTCCGGGCCATGCTGCGGGCGCTGCGCGAACACGTCGTCGCCCATTCGGAACATGTCGGCGCACGCTTCCCCGAGGAGGCCCGCAAGATCCATTACGGTGAGGCGGAGGGCCGCTCGATCTACGGTGAGGCGAGCCCCGCAGAGGCGCGCGCGCTCATCGAAGAGGGCATCGAGGTGGCCGCGATCCCGATCCTGCCCGACGATCGCAACTGA